The Macaca mulatta isolate MMU2019108-1 chromosome X, T2T-MMU8v2.0, whole genome shotgun sequence DNA window CAGTAGCAATTCTCCCCCAGTTGTTGCAACTGAACATGTCTGCAGACATTGACAAACGTCTCAGTGGGAGTGGGGCAAAATTGTCTCCAGTGGAGAGCCAAAGGTCTAGAAAAACAGGGGAAAAAATACATGTGTGAAATGAGTCTTAGGATGATCTGAGaggaaattttcattttagaacCGAACACTGAACCGTGACAGTAATACTTATAACAATTAAAAGTCTATCCAGTTCCCATGTTTTAAATtcacaaaaaggagaaagaagagaggaagaggaggggtggcagaaggagagagaaatgagaagaaggagaagacagaaaggagaaacCTCTTTTTATATACCTTTGTGCTTATTTTGGGCCCCtatccacagaaaaaaataatgaccCAGCATTGAACCCACTTTGGTGGCTGGCATCaatatgtaattatttcaaaaaccCTGAGGATCTTGACTTTGAAAACAAGCCAGTGCTTGGGTTGCAACATGCCTCAGACAATGACTGTGGGTTCAGGTTGTTGGGGACACCCAGTGTTCTCAATCCTAGAACTGCTTACTTCAAATAACAGCATTGAATATCAGAAGCAATAAGATGCCAAACTCTGGGTGCACTGATCTCTTCCAAAGTCTTTCTTATCAACCAGGACCTTGGTAATTGGAAGCCTCAGTTAACTACACAATATTTTTGAAGTCCTTAActttgtatatgtatacatataaagtctacataaatatatataacctcatatataaagaactttgaaaacatatatataagctttatacatatattaaggactttgaaaacattaaatatatgtgtgcatgtgtgtgtgtatatatatatacacaaaaaaatcaaaattatagaaGATTaattcaaggaaagaaagaaaaaaatggggaagGGCTGAAGGGAAGAACTGAATCAAGAACATATCTTGGAAAACCTAACACTTGTTATAATCTTATCCACCTGAATTTATATGTGTCTATACAATATTCAGAATGTTGACTTTTAGGTACAAGAAGATCCTGAATCATCAAAAAATAGCCTATTGTTTTCACTCTACTTCAcagtttttttaagtttctttaacAACAAGAGCTAAAAGCTAAACAGTTTCTAGTTGCCCCTTGGTTAATAAGAACATTACACTAACCAGGAGTTTCCACTCCTCAAGTGTTCTAGCTCATGGGGGATTTACTTCAACTGAGCTCATTTGAAGATACTAAGAGTCTAGCTGTTGAGCTTCCACACTAGGTACTCTAGGTACAGCAGACAACAATCTGTGTCATTCCAAGTATCTTCCCAGGGACACTTAGGACTATTGGTATAGGAGGAATCGTTCAAGTGGCTCCGGCAGACGTAGCTTGTGGATGGCTTGATGACATGCTCGACCGAGACACTTCCGGACACACAGGCGGCAGAGCTGCGAAAGAGCAGGTGGGCctgagagagaaatgaaaatggtgTTAACTTCATAGTGGTGGGAGATGGTGTGGAAGGGGGAAATCAGAGAACTGGAAGAGGGGAAACTTTCTAAAAGCAGAAGAGAAGCTGGATCTGTATAGGAACTATAGAATGATGTAGCGGACACTAAATACAGGCAGTGGATCCCGATTTGCCCCTCTGGAAGGGATGCATTTCTTTAAGATGATCTTCCAAGGGTACTTAGATTACCAATGTTGAAGAATGAGGCTAACCAGAGGCAAGTTAGGAATGCAGTGTGAGGTCTAACGGGAATGCATCTCATTAATGTATTGAATGTGCCAATGAAAGTAATacactgggccaggcgcagtggctcacgcctgtaatcccagcactttgggaggcccaggcgggcagatcacgcggtcaggagatcgagaccatcctggctaacaccgtgaaaccccgtctctactaaaaaaaatacaaaaaattagccgtgcgtggtggtgggcacctgtagtcccagctacttgagaggctgaggcaggagaatggcgtgaacccgggaggcagagcttgcagtgagccgagatggcgcccctgcattccaacctggagacagagtgagactccatgtcaaaaaaaaaaaaaaaaaaaagagtgcacaTTCTGGGGTCAGATGGCTTAGAATCTTACCTAATTCTATTATAtagctagctgtgtgaccttgcctatgcttttcttttcccatttgtACCTGGCATAGCAACCAGCTACTACCGTATAAAGTTCCCACTGctctaaagttttaaaaattcagtgagATTGATCTATGTTTCAAatttagcccagtgcctggcacacgtAAAGCTGAATAATGATAATTGTCTTAATATTCTCCAAGCACACAAATAATCAATATaggctcaaaatattttcttactgtaTAGATGTAAGAAGTTCTCTTCTGAATTTCAGATGCTCGACTTACCTCTTCTGGCATCATAGTTGCTCTTAATGCCCATGGTGGAAATGGGAATGAAGCAATGAGGTATGCAGACCCACCTACTCCCTGATCTGGGGAACAGGCACGCAACCTCACCATTTAGTCGGGTTTCTGAAATACTCTGTGTCCTCCCCTACTGACTCTGACTCAAGTCTTTTGAATTTGCCATCAGATTGTCTCCCAACATTACAAAGAGTTTTGGTTTGCTCAATCATATGCTTATGCCAGGACAGAAATGGAAATTCAACATTTTTGGGGTAAAAACAaggttttctggttttctttttttgagacggagtctcgctctgttgcccaggctggaatgcagtggtggaatctcggctcatttcaacctccgcctcccaggttcaagcaattctcctgcctcagcctcctgaatagctggaaccacagacacCAGcgaccacatccggctaatttttgtatttttagtagagacaggatttcaccatgttggtcaggctggtctccaactcctgaccttgtgatccatccgccttggcctcccaaagttctgggattacaggcgtgagccaccacacccggccggttttctggttattttcttGTTATGGAAAATACAAAGCAACACTCTGGTTATATGTAAATGCCCCTTGGTTTTTAGTGAATATACACAGCATATAAAATCCCAGAAGACAGGTCAGTGACAGCAGGGCTTGTCGCCTCCCACAATGCCAccttcaattaaaaagaaaaaggaaagagaaaggaaaaagaaaaaaaagaaagaaaaaaaaaggaaaaagaataaaagaaaagaaaaaggaaaaaaatgctacAGATGAGACAGGAAGGGGAGAGAATGTGCTTATGGAAGAAGAATGGATACCCAGCCCTTGGTTACCTTCACGGAGCAAGAGCGCCTGCTCCACGCTGCTTTTTGGAGCCGCCAGATCAAGCGCACTTTTGCCCTGAGCATTTCTACGCTTCAGGTTAGCTCCATAGTCGGTTAGCAGGTGGATGACCTCCACGTTGGACTGCCTTGCTGCAGCATGGAGTGGGGTGTCCAGCCACTGGCCATGGTCGACACTGGCTCCTTAACAAAACAGATGGCCACAATTCAACACTAAATGGTAATGTAAAGCACAATGAGCTTCAAATATAGTAATTGcatataaagacattttaagtACCATGACATATTTGACAAATCTTTGAAAACATGTGATTTAAGCCTAGAACCTCAGCAATGCCTACTAAGACTACTTGAAATTATTTGGTGAGAAAAGtgaatttagatatttttaattattttaaatatttgctttccCATACAAACTGTGTGGCatacaaaataaagtatttgagGCTCTTGTTACATAGTTATTATGTTTGGGGGCAAAAGATAAAGCTAAgtttatttagtatttatattaTTTGGGGCTCAAGAAATGATTTCTGAACTTACTACAGAGAATAGTAAATGATGGGaagtaaaaaagacaaaaacttccTCAAGATAAAAATTCACAATAAAGGTTTTTACTACAATCTCCACCTTTATGTCAGGGGCTAAGTTTGTTGAATCTTTAGTCAAATAATAGTttcaagatatttcatttttccagccaagcacagtggctcacacctgtaattccagcactttgggaggctgaggtgggtggatcacctgtggtcaggagttcaagaccagcctagccaacatggtaaaaccctgtctctactaaaaatacaataaattagctgggtgtggtggtgtgcgcctgtaatcccagatactcaggaggctagggcaggagaatcgcttgaaccctggaggtggaggttgcagtgagctgaggtcacgccattgcactccaacctgggcaataagagcgaaacttcatctcaaaaacagaaaaaaaaaaaaaagaaaaagatagttcATTTTTCCACAGACTCTCGGTTTCTGTATATGCCttttagaattgcttttaaaATGACTAGATACTGTAGCAGGATAGATATAAACTAGCCTGTAGcaaatgtctgttgtttttaCTGTCCAGCATCTTCTTGGCAAGCATACCTAGATTTCCCGAAGGGAAACCACCCTCTTGTGAGTTTCAGTTCTTGTGTTTCCAGTGAAGCCTAATAAATGCAGAGTAGGTTGAAATCTAGGCCTAAACCAATCAATGTATTGTATTTCCTTGGCCCCCATGAGGGGTTCAAAGATGGGCATGTGACTCAAAAAGAGCCAATGCTCTTTCTTGCTGTGTATGGATAAGGAGGGCTGTAAGCCCAGGTATTGCTGGCAGCCATCTTGTGACAACCAGGGAGAACAATATCAGGTAAATGGAGTTAACATCAAAGAAAGCAGGACTGAGAAATACAGTCATTTCTCTAGAGAAGTTTTGTTTTTAGCATTCAAACATAAAATGCTAACCGAATATTTTCCAACCATGACAAGAACTTCATCTTTGAAGctacagaaaaccaacaaagtTAATAGGTTtcttcatgaaaataattttggaaattaCCTAATTCTAGAAGTTTCTTCACACAGTCTACCCTCTGGTAGGTGCACGCCACATACAGGGGAGTTCCAAGCTGAGGCACCTCATGGTCAATGTTAACATTATTTGCCAGCAGGATCTCCATGCACTCTCTGTGACCTGGTGGAACACAAGATACCCTCACTCAAGTAAGGGACATATTAAATATTCACAGAATTATAGGATTGCTTATCTGAAATGGGCTTTAGAAATAACTTaggttggccaggtgcagtggctcaagcctataatcccagcactttggtaggctgaggtgggtggatcacctgaggtcaggaattcgagaccagcctggccaacatggtgaaaccccatctctactaaaaacaccaaaattagccgggcatggtggcacacgcccgtaatctcagctactcgggaagctgaggcaggagaatcgcttgaacccaggaggtggaggttacagagagctgagatcgcgccgctgcactccagcttgcctgacagagcgagactctgtctcaaaatacataaataaaaaaaaataagtaacctAGATCTCTTTttgcagtagaaaaaaaaatttttgtttgtttttggaaatcTTAGGTAGAAACCCCCAAAATAATACCAATAAAAAGAGGAGCATGGCCATGCTTCCCCACTCCAGCTTCTCTTTGCAACCCGATTTAACTTTAACTAAACTAAGGGCTCCAAGTAGCACAGTTGAAATCACTCTCCAGAATGATGccaccattttacaaatggaagtGACAAGACCCAGAGGGACAAACGACTAGGCCTATTATTACTCTGAAAAGCTAGTACTCAAACCCGAGAGAACCCTGTCCCCTCTCCATTATAAAtctctcattctcttctttctccatgATGTGAGATTGGATATATGGCCTGCAACTTTATTTTGGTTAGTCTGGAAAATACCTATGGGAAAGAATAAAGAAGTCTTACGtgtagaatatatttaaatacacttTCAAATTCAGTGGCTAACAACAACTATGTAAGCAAGCATTCTCTTTTGAGAGTTTGCCCAATAAATAGATAGACATGATTAATTCGCAACCTGTGAATGCTTCGTTCAGGAGAGAGTGCTTCTGAGGTATTGATGGGAGCTTGCAAAGAGTTCGTTCTCTTTGAAGATTTAAATGTCTCCCTAAAAAAATCATGTCATTACTAATTAATTTAGCCAACCTATTCTTTGCCGATAACATAAAAGTAAGCTTCATTTTAGACCTACCTGATTTATCACAAATTCTAAATTAAGtataaatatgcattaaaatgTACAAATCAGGACTGTCAATTCAAACTATTTGTTcacataattaaatattataccTGGATTACAGCATCAGTATGTCAAGGTATTGATTCAAACTATGACTCAGCTTGTTCATAGAGGTTTAGAGCTATAAGAATCCAGAAATAATATCTAGTAAGTCCCTAAAACTACTTGGAAAATACAGGgtatttaacacatatttttgaataattcttgtcttttttttgaaGAACAAGAAACAGCCTAGTTTGagttaaatttaaatattctcagaaagttttaaaaatgaatacagaaaagTTAAATGGCTAGCACTAATACAAAGtgtataaaataatgaatttgctAATCATGCTTCCATTCTGTGGATATTTATCCTTAACATGCTTTtacaatacagaaaaatatacagaaacacACAAAGTATGTGTTTATTACgagcatatatatgttttataggCACACAGATACCAAAAGCTCCAAATATAATCAGCCAAGCACTGCAGACATACCTAATTAATTCAAACCATTCCCAATACttatcaatttttaaacatttgtgcggaaatacaaataatattaatttttacttcaaacatttatatcaaatcaatattaaatttttaataaagactttttgtaataccagcactttggaaggctgagatgggtggatcacctgaggtcaggagttcgagaccagcctggccaacatgacgaaaccctgtctctactcaaaaatacaaaaattagctgagcactgtggcaggtgcctgtaatcccagctacttgggaggctgaggcaggagaatcgcttgaaccccggaggtggaggttgcagtgagccaagattgtgccattgcactccagcctatgagacagagcaagactctgtctcaaaaaaaaaaaaaaaaaaaaggcttatatgaccaagcacggtggctcacgcctgtaatcccagcactttgggaggcctaggcaggtggatcacctgaggtcaggagttcgagaccagactgacaaacatggtgaaactccgtctctactgaaaatagaaaaattagccaattgtggtggcgggcacctgcaatcccagtacttgggaggctgaggcaggagaattgcttgaacctgagaggcggaggttgcagtgagcagaaatcataccactgcactccagcctgggcaatagcatgagactctgtcaaaaaaaagaaaaaaaaaaaagaaagacatttataTCGTTTCCAAAGTAGTTCATTATTCTACAAATTAAAGGACTTACATGATGTTTGGGAAATGACTAACATCAgctattatttaataaatgtgtattaaatacatttagaaCATAAAATACATAGATAAATTTAGATTTGGGTCTTTTGCATCATTTAAGGTGatccactggaaaaaaaattggcaagtgaCATGTTTAATAACCTGGAACAAATCTTTCACTTTTGCCTtttgaaataaagtatttcatCCCAAATTACACCAGCAAAGATCACTATTCTAGAGTGTTTTAACTTCACCATTGTATTTCTGATCTCAGT harbors:
- the ASB11 gene encoding ankyrin repeat and SOCS box protein 11 isoform X3, producing MLQLTGENEKNCEVSESVRRSGPWKEISFGDYICHTFQGDCWADRSPLHEAAAQGRLLALKTLIAQVNGVTVHGATPLFNACCSGSAACVNVLLEFGAKAQFEVHLASPIHEAVKRGHRECMEILLANNVNIDHEVPQLGTPLYVACTYQRVDCVKKLLELGASVDHGQWLDTPLHAAARQSNVEVIHLLTDYGANLKRRNAQGKSALDLAAPKSSVEQALLLREGPPALSQLCRLCVRKCLGRACHQAIHKLRLPEPLERFLLYQ
- the ASB11 gene encoding ankyrin repeat and SOCS box protein 11 isoform X2, encoding MEDAPAFCGLKNIFITMFATFFFFKLLIKVFLALLTHFYIVKGNRKEAARIAEEIYGGISDCWADRSPLHEAAAQGRLLALKTLIAQVNGVTVHGATPLFNACCSGSAACVNVLLEFGAKAQFEVHLASPIHEAVKRGHRECMEILLANNVNIDHEVPQLGTPLYVACTYQRVDCVKKLLELGASVDHGQWLDTPLHAAARQSNVEVIHLLTDYGANLKRRNAQGKSALDLAAPKSSVEQALLLREGPPALSQLCRLCVRKCLGRACHQAIHKLRLPEPLERFLLYQ